The nucleotide sequence TCGGTTCGTGGCTCAGCGCTGCGGTGATGTCGGTCGACGGAATATCGCCGTCCAGTGCCGAGCGGTCAGCGCTTCAGCAGCCGTCAGCCACGCCACGCCCAACCAGGGGTAGGCCGTAGCGCCAGCACGGACGTCCATGTCAACTCGGCTTTGGCGGCATCCGGGGGCGTTCCGACGGCGACCTGGACGGGCCACGCCAGGATCATCGCGGCGACCAGTCCGCTGACGGCGGCCTCGTGCGGCAGCCTGGCTGCGAGTTCCACGCGCTGGTCGCCCCTGAGCTGGCGTCCGAAGGCGGCCAGCACGGCGCGCGAGGCCTTCTGCGGCCCGTGCGCGGGTGGGGTACGCCTCTTCGTAGCGCACTCTTTCCAGTATCAGTATCTGCTCGAGCGTCATGCCCGTGGTGTGCCGGCACGGCTCTTGCAGGGAAGACATCGGGGACGCGGTTTTCTTTCTCATCTGAGGTGGGTCGTGAAGCGTTGGCCGTGGGCTCACCCGCCGGCCACCGGTGCCGCTCGGTCAGGGAAGTGGGGCGCCGGCCTGGACGTGCACCCGCCGGTCTGTTCGAGCAGTGGACGCGTTGGTCGCGATGGCGGTCACGTGGATCTCGCGGCCGGCGCTGGGTGACCCGGCTCAGGTCGATTCGGCTGTCGGCCGGGGGAGAGCGGACGCCGAAGCGGTCGGCCTCGATGTACCCGGCGTTCCTGGTGTCTTCCCGGGGTGAAGTAGACCAGCCGCAGGGCCGATCATCGCCGTGCCAACCTGACGGTCATGACGGTCGCGCTCGTCCAGGTCGAGGTCGGCCATGCCTCATCGGTCTGCGCGCAGCGGCCGTACACCGCTGAGGCGGCAGCGAAGCAAGCGGTGGGGGATGCCCGCGACGCAAGCAGGATCGCGGGCGCCTCCCGGCCGCACATCGCACGTGTCCCGGCTCTGTGCCCTCAGCCGAGCCGGATGATCCCCCGCTCCAGCGCCGCGGTGACAGCGGCCGTGCGGTCGGCGACGCCGAGCTTGGCGTAGATGTGCAGCAGGTGGGTCTTGACCGTGGCCTCCGACAGACGTAGGGCGCGGCCGATCTGTTTGTTGCTCTGCCCTCGGGCGACCGCGGAGAGGACCTCGACCTCACGGCCGGAGAGGCTGGCTCCCCTGTCGCCGCGCATGTGGGCGAGTACCTTGGCGGCCACGGAGGGGGACAGAGCTGCCTCTCCGCGTGCCGCGGTGCGGATGGCCGTGCAGAGCTCTTCTCGTCCGGTGTCCTTGAGCAGGTAGCCGGCCGCGCCGGCGTCGATGGCGGCGGTGATGTCGGCGTTGGTGTCGTAGGTGGTCAGGACGAGCACCCGCACGTCGGGGTGCGCGGTGCGGATGGCGGCGGTGGCGGCGGCGCCGTTGATGCCGGGCATCTGCAGGTCCATGATGACGACGTCCGGCGTGAGTACGGCGGTCTGTTGCAGGGCTTCGGCGCCCGTGGCGGCCTCGCCGATCACTGTGAAGTCCGGCTGGGTGGCGAGGAGGGCGGTCAGCCCGTCGCGTACGACGGGGTGGTCGTCGACGACCAGGATGCGGATCCGGGGCGTGGTCATGGCACCATCACCGCTCGTGTGGTGCGGGTGGTGTCGTTCGGCGCACCGCACGTGGAGGTGTCTGCTGAGATGTCCGTGGAGTCGTTGGTGGCTTCACCGGTCGGTGACGCGGCCGGGAGCGGCATGGTGACGGTGACGGTCGTCCCCTCACCGGGGGTGCTCTCCACCGCGAACGCCCCGCCCACGGAGGCGACACGTTCCCGCATCGTGGTCATCCCGACGCCCGGATGCCGAGTCGCCGGTGTGAAGCCGGTGCCGTCGTCCTGTATGTCGATGGCCAGTACGTCATCGAGGTAGGAGAGCGTCACGGACACGCTCGCCGCTTGGGCGTGCCGTCGTGCGTTGGTCAGTGCTTCCTGCACCACCCGCAGCAGTTCGCCCTCGGTGCCGGCGGGCAGGGCAGCGGGTTGGCCGGTGACCGTCGCAAAAGCCTCGATGCCGGTCTCCTCAGCCAGCCGACGGGTGAGCTCGCGGACAGCGTCTGTCAGAGGTGTGCCGTCCAGCGGTGCCGGGCGCAGCGCGTGTACGAGGCGACGGCTTTCGGCGAGGTTGTCCCTGGCGGTGCGCATGGCCTGTTCGACGCGGCGGGCCGCAGGGGCACCGGGCGCGAGTTCGTCCCGTACGGAGTCCAGCAGCATGGCGATCGACGCGAAGCCCTGCGTCAGGGTGTGTGGACCTCGCGGGCCAGGCGCTGGCGTTCGGCCAGGACGCCGGCCGAACGCTCTGCGGCCGCTCGTTCGGCCTGG is from Streptomyces sp. NBC_01314 and encodes:
- a CDS encoding response regulator → MTTPRIRILVVDDHPVVRDGLTALLATQPDFTVIGEAATGAEALQQTAVLTPDVVIMDLQMPGINGAAATAAIRTAHPDVRVLVLTTYDTNADITAAIDAGAAGYLLKDTGREELCTAIRTAARGEAALSPSVAAKVLAHMRGDRGASLSGREVEVLSAVARGQSNKQIGRALRLSEATVKTHLLHIYAKLGVADRTAAVTAALERGIIRLG
- a CDS encoding sensor histidine kinase → MLLDSVRDELAPGAPAARRVEQAMRTARDNLAESRRLVHALRPAPLDGTPLTDAVRELTRRLAEETGIEAFATVTGQPAALPAGTEGELLRVVQEALTNARRHAQAASVSVTLSYLDDVLAIDIQDDGTGFTPATRHPGVGMTTMRERVASVGGAFAVESTPGEGTTVTVTMPLPAASPTGEATNDSTDISADTSTCGAPNDTTRTTRAVMVP